Proteins encoded within one genomic window of Trichoderma asperellum chromosome 2, complete sequence:
- a CDS encoding uncharacterized protein (EggNog:ENOG41), whose protein sequence is MPPQQSSTGAGRGRPAKATKAQPPARDASQSSNPFESSDDQEERANQTINVEEEPEPEKSIPKALLTRILHEFFAKEATRMSRDANAAVGKYVDVFVREAIARTAVEKRGGFLEVEDLEKVAPQLLLDL, encoded by the exons ATGCCGCCCCAACAATCCTCAACTGGAGCTGGTCGTGGCCGGCCGGCCAAAGCAACCAAAGCTCAGCCACCTGCTCGCGATGCCTCGCAGTCTAGCAACCCATTCGAGTCTTCAGACGATCAGGAGGAGAGGGCGAACCAAACAATCAacgtggaagaagagccagaACCGGAAAAGTCAATCCCGAAAGCCCTCTTGACACGGATTCTCCACGAGTTCTTCGCCAAGGAGGCTACAAGAATGTCGAGAGACGCCAATGCAGCGGTAGGCAAGTACGTGGATGTTTTCGTTCGAGAGGCGATTGCGAGAACGGCTGTGGAAAAGCGAGGCGGGTTTCTAGAA GTCGAAGATCTAGAAAAGGTCGCGCCCCAGCTGCTTTTAGATCTCTAA